Proteins encoded within one genomic window of Platichthys flesus chromosome 13, fPlaFle2.1, whole genome shotgun sequence:
- the umps gene encoding uridine 5'-monophosphate synthase isoform X2 — protein sequence MYQRVEEEGLQFDSVCGVPYTALPIATIICSRNELPMLIRRKEAKDYGTRRMVEGSYREGDTCLIIEDTVTTGSSIIETSEVLYKEGLKVTDAIVLMDREQGAVEMLASRGIHLHPIISMFKLLNVLHAAQRIDDQTAQSVREFILGNNTFSPKEENGNEAPATKKPCVEQKLELSYADRSKLPNIHPLASKLLKLMEDKRSNLCVSADVTSSQELLQLADSLGPKICVLKTHVDILEDYTADCCQRLQELAGKHNFLIFEDRKFADIGNTVKHQYQGGLYQISSWSHIVNAHAVPGPGVVKGLSAVGKSLGRGCLLIAQMSSQGSLATGEYTQAVLKMAEEQSDFVIGFICGSKVGTRPEFIHMTPGVQMQAGGDGLGQQYSTPEEVIHTKASDIIIVGRGVLEAPDRLKAAESYRKSGWDAYTKRLSPSGQ from the exons ATGTACCAGCGAGTGGAAGAAGAGGGTCTGCAGTTTGACTCGGTGTGTGGGGTTCCCTACACGGCGCTGCCCATCGCCACGATTATCTGCTCCAGGAACGAACTGCCCATGCTCATCAGACGGAAGGAGGCCAAGGACTACG GGACCAGGCGTATGGTGGAGGGGTCGTATCGCGAGGGGGACACGTGTCTGATCATCGAGGACACCGTGACCACCGGCTCCAGCATCATTGAGACTTCTGAAGTCCTCTACAAAGAGGGACTCAAG GTGACAGATGCCATCGTCCTCATGGACAGAGAGCAAGGAGCAGTGGAGATGTTGGCGTCTCGGGGAATCCACCTCCATCCCATCATCTCCATGTTCAAGCTGCTCAACGTGCTGCATGCAGCCCAACGCATCGACGACCAAACTGCCCAGAGCGTCCGCGAGTTTATCCTGGGCAACAACACTTTCAG CCCCAAGGAGGAGAACGGCAATGAGGCTCCTGCCACCAAGAAGCCATGTGTGGAGCAGAAGCTGGAGCTGAGCTACGCTGACAGATCCAAGCTGCCAA ACATTCACCCTCTGGCCTCCAAGCTGCTGAAGCTCATGGAGGACAAGCGGTCGAACCTCTGCGTGTCGGCGGACGTGACCAGCAGCCAGGAGCTTCTCCAGCTGGCCGACTCTTTAGGTCCCAAGATCTGCGTGCTGAAGACGCATGTGGACATCCTCGAG GACTACACGGCGGACTGCTGCCAGAGGCTGCAGGAATTGGCGGGGAAACACAACTTCCTCATCTTTGAAGACCGCAAATTTGCCGACATTGGGAACACGGTCAAGCATCAGTACCAAG GTGGTCTGTACCAGATCTCGTCTTGGTCCCACATTGTGAATGCTCACGCGGTGCCGGGGCCCGGTGTGGTGAAAGGTCTGAGTGCAGTAGGGAAGAGTCTGGGCCGAGGCTGTTTGCTCATAGCACAGATGAGCTCCCAGGGCTCACTGGCCACTGGAGAATACACACAGGCCGTG CTGAAGATGGCAGAGGAGCAGTCCGACTTTGTGATCGGCTTCATCTGCGGCTCCAAGGTCGGCACCAGGCCGGAGTTCATCCACATGACTCCCGGGGTGCAGATGCAGGCTGGAG GTGACGGGTTGGGCCAGCAGTACTCCACCCCAGAGGAAGTTATCCACACTAAAGCCTCTGACATCATCATCGTGGGACGGGGCGTCCTGGAGGCGCCCGATAGGCTGAAAGCTGCCGAGTCGTACAGAAAGTCGGGTTGGGATGCTTACACAAAGCGCCTGAGTCCAAGCGGCCAATAG
- the cryba2b gene encoding beta-crystallin A2b, whose protein sequence is MNTTQMEQMGQFKITVWEEENFQGKRCEFMLECQNIMERGFIKIRSIKVENGPWVGYEYPEFQGQQFILEKGDYPRYEAWSGNSSYRTEHMLSFRPIKCANHSDSKVTLYECEDFQGRKFEMCDDYPSLQAMGWCSKEVPSIKVNSGAWVAYQFPGYRGYQYILERDRHQGEYRNYNEFSTQAHTNQVQSIRRIQH, encoded by the exons ATGAACACTACACAGATGGAGCAGATGGGCCAGTTCAAGATCACAGTCTGGGAGGAGGAGAACTTCCAGGGCAAGCGCTGCGAGTTCATGCTGGAGTGCCAGAACATCATGGAGAGGGGCTTCATCAAGATCCGCTCCATCAAGGTTGAGAACGGACC ctgggTGGGTTATGAGTACCCCGAGTTCCAGGGACAGCAGTTTATCCTGGAGAAGGGAGACTACCCTCGCTACGAGGCCTGGAGTGGAAACAGCAGCTACAGAACCGAGCACATGCTTTCCTTCAGACCCATCAAGTGCGCT aaccACAGCGACAGCAAGGTGACCCTGTACGAGTGTGAGGACTTCCAGGGCCGCAAGTTCGAGATGTGCGACGACTACCCCTCCCTACAGGCCATGGGCTGGTGCAGCAAGGAGGTGCCCTCCATCAAAGTCAACTCGGGAGC CTGGGTGGCCTACCAGTTCCCCGGTTACCGTGGCTACCAGTACAtcctggagagagacagacaccaaGGCGAGTACAGAAACTACAACGAGTTCAGCACCCAGGCCCACACCAACCAGGTGCAGTCCATTCGCAGGATCCAGCACTAA
- the fev gene encoding protein FEV, which produces MRQDCGGNLMFSMYLSDPTETLLKESKGTSWGPINTGVQKGSGQIQLWQFLLELLSDSSNMSCIAWEGTNGEFKLIDPDEVARRWGERKSKPNMNYDKLSRALRYYYDKNIMTKVHGKRYAYKFDFHGLAQVCQPSTTEQAIYKFQGNFSPIPFPGISKLNLMAPGVGPSGFSYWPGSPTTALYHSHNLQAPGPFGTVSPSHISCVNNINSLSNINNHYN; this is translated from the exons ATGAGACAGGACTGCGGAGGAAACCTCATGTTCAGCATGTATCTCTCAG ATCCAACAGAAACTCTGTTGAAAGAAAGCAAAGGGACATCATGGGGTCCTATAAACACAGGAGTACAAAAAG GCAGCGGGCAGATCCAGCTGTGGCAGTTCctgctggagctgctctccGACAGCAGCAACATGTCGTGCATCGCCTGGGAGGGAACCAACGGCGAGTTCAAGCTCATCGACCCGGACGAGGTGGCGCGGCGCTGGGGCGAGCGCAAGAGCAAACCCAATATGAACTACGACAAGCTGAGCCGTGCGCTGCGCTACTACTACGACAAGAACATCATGACCAAGGTGCACGGCAAGCGGTACGCGTACAAGTTCGACTTCCACGGCCTGGCGCAGGTGTGCCAGCCCTCCACCACGGAGCAGGCCATCTACAAGTTCCAGGGCAACTTCTCCCCGATCCCCTTCCCCGGGATCTCCAAACTGAACCTCATGGCTCCCGGCGTGGGGCCGTCGGGCTTCTCCTACTGGCCCGGCTCCCCGACCACGGCCCTGTACCACAGCCACAACCTGCAGGCCCCGGGGCCCTTCGGCACCGTGTCCCCGTCCCACATCAGCTGcgtcaacaacatcaacagcCTGAGTAACATCAACAACCACTACAACTGA